A genomic stretch from Methanomassiliicoccales archaeon includes:
- the thiL gene encoding thiamine-phosphate kinase, whose protein sequence is MTSLAHLGEKEVVKRLMSEISSTAAIGPGDDAAAIDMGDYYLVLSTDLVSEKTHKPKEMTYRQLGWSAAAVNYSDIAAMGAKPIGILLSFGLPKELEYENLSEMIRGVRECCDTVGATILGGDTKETSEITLVGTAIGVVGKNEILLRRGAKPGDLLAVTGTLGLAAAGYFALKNGFRCAKCIKALLEPMPRVKEGLILSSSGFVTSCIDISDGLAFSLRHLSEASGVAFEVEWGEIPVDSSVYRIAKASKIDEEELVLYFGGDYQLLFTINPAGWNILKKRLGSKISVIGKAIDGKENILIKNDAKVKLEDRGYEHFR, encoded by the coding sequence ATGACTTCTCTTGCGCACCTTGGAGAAAAAGAGGTCGTTAAGCGCTTAATGAGTGAAATTAGTAGCACGGCTGCCATCGGTCCAGGCGATGACGCTGCAGCAATCGATATGGGCGATTACTACCTTGTCTTAAGTACTGATCTGGTCTCGGAAAAGACACATAAACCAAAGGAAATGACATATCGACAGCTCGGTTGGTCTGCAGCCGCCGTAAACTACAGCGATATTGCAGCGATGGGAGCTAAACCGATCGGCATCCTCCTTTCATTCGGATTGCCAAAGGAATTGGAATACGAAAACTTGAGCGAGATGATAAGGGGTGTTAGGGAATGCTGCGATACGGTGGGCGCAACAATTTTAGGTGGGGATACAAAGGAAACATCGGAGATAACACTGGTGGGTACTGCAATCGGGGTCGTCGGAAAGAATGAAATTCTATTAAGAAGAGGTGCCAAGCCAGGAGATCTCCTCGCCGTTACTGGTACACTGGGGCTTGCGGCAGCAGGATATTTCGCTTTGAAGAATGGCTTTAGGTGCGCCAAATGCATCAAAGCGCTGCTCGAGCCGATGCCGAGAGTTAAAGAAGGGTTGATACTTTCATCATCTGGATTCGTAACTTCTTGCATCGATATTTCGGACGGTCTGGCATTTTCATTGAGACATTTATCAGAGGCAAGTGGCGTTGCATTCGAGGTTGAATGGGGGGAAATTCCTGTTGATTCCTCCGTGTACAGGATTGCGAAAGCATCGAAAATCGATGAGGAGGAACTTGTACTTTATTTCGGCGGCGATTATCAACTCCTCTTCACAATTAATCCGGCTGGCTGGAATATATTGAAAAAGCGCCTCGGATCGAAAATATCAGTAATTGGAAAAGCCATT